The Roseovarius indicus genome has a segment encoding these proteins:
- a CDS encoding Trm112 family protein yields MTETPEIPATDRRMLEALICPQTHTTLKYDAQAQELVSKAAGLAFPIRGGIPVMLIDEARKLD; encoded by the coding sequence ATGACCGAAACGCCCGAAATCCCGGCCACCGACCGCCGCATGCTCGAGGCCCTGATCTGCCCGCAGACCCACACCACCCTCAAGTACGACGCCCAGGCACAAGAGCTCGTCAGCAAGGCCGCGGGCCTCGCCTTCCCCATCCGCGGCGGCATTCCGGTGATGCTCATCGACGAGGCGCGCAAGCTCGACTGA
- a CDS encoding tellurite resistance TerB family protein, which yields MFADFLSKLIQPEPEQLDDADARLALTALLVRIARSDGFYDAKEVDHIERIAARRYQLDTAGAKDLRADAEQLESEAPDTVRFTRAIKDAVPYEQRTGVIEALWEVALADGERDADEDALIRMASNFLGISDRDSALARQKVEKG from the coding sequence ATGTTTGCAGATTTCCTATCCAAGCTCATCCAGCCCGAGCCCGAGCAGCTCGACGATGCCGACGCCCGGCTGGCCCTCACCGCCCTCCTCGTCCGCATCGCCCGCTCCGACGGGTTCTACGACGCCAAGGAGGTCGACCACATCGAGCGAATCGCCGCCCGGCGCTACCAGCTCGACACCGCCGGCGCGAAAGACCTTCGCGCCGACGCCGAACAGCTCGAATCCGAAGCCCCCGACACCGTCCGCTTCACCCGCGCCATCAAGGACGCCGTGCCCTACGAACAGCGCACCGGCGTGATCGAGGCGCTGTGGGAAGTGGCGCTCGCCGACGGCGAACGCGACGCCGACGAGGATGCGCTCATCCGCATGGCCTCCAACTTCCTCGGCATCAGCGACCGCGACAGCGCCCTCGCCCGCCAGAAAGTCGAAAAGGGGTGA
- a CDS encoding CTP synthase has product MARYVFITGGVVSSLGKGLASAALGALLQARGFSVRLRKLDPYLNVDPGTMSPFEHGEVFVTDDGAETDLDLGHYERFTGVPARMTDSVSSGRIYSDVLEKERRGDYLGKTIQVVPHVTNQIKEFIQIGDDEVDFMLCEIGGTVGDIEGLPFFEAIRQFSHDRPRGQCIFMHLTLLPYLAASGELKTKPTQHSVKELQSIGIAPDILVCRSEQPIPEKEREKIALFCNVRTEAVIAAYDLNSIYEAPLAYHREGLDQAVLDAFAISPAPKPEMAKWQDVEDRIHHTDGEVKVAIVGKYTQLEDAYKSIKEALTHGGMANRVKVNVEWVDAEIFDTEDPAVYLEGFHAILVPGGFGERGTEGKIKAAQFARERKIPYLGICLGMQMAVIEAARNLAGLTDAGSEEFDHEAGKKRFTPVVYHLKEWVQGNEKVKRKVSDDKGGTMRLGAYDAVLKEGSRVAKVYGTTTIDERHRHRYEVDIKYREQLEACGLRFSGMSPDGRLPEIVEWSDHPWFIGVQFHPELKSKPFAPHPLFADFVKAAVETSRLV; this is encoded by the coding sequence ATGGCGCGGTATGTCTTCATCACAGGCGGCGTTGTTTCTTCACTGGGCAAGGGGCTGGCCTCGGCCGCCCTCGGCGCGCTCCTGCAGGCCCGCGGCTTTTCCGTCCGCCTGCGCAAGCTCGACCCCTACCTGAACGTCGATCCCGGCACCATGTCGCCCTTCGAACACGGCGAGGTGTTCGTCACCGATGACGGCGCCGAAACCGATCTCGACCTGGGCCATTACGAACGCTTCACCGGCGTCCCCGCCCGGATGACCGATTCCGTCTCTTCCGGCCGCATCTATTCCGACGTGCTCGAAAAGGAACGCCGCGGCGACTATCTCGGCAAGACCATCCAGGTCGTCCCCCACGTCACCAACCAGATCAAGGAGTTCATCCAGATCGGCGATGACGAGGTCGATTTCATGCTCTGCGAGATCGGCGGCACCGTGGGCGACATCGAGGGCCTCCCCTTCTTCGAGGCCATCCGCCAGTTCAGCCACGACCGGCCCCGCGGCCAGTGCATCTTCATGCACCTCACCCTCCTGCCCTACCTCGCCGCCTCCGGCGAGCTGAAGACCAAGCCGACCCAGCACTCCGTCAAGGAGCTGCAATCCATCGGCATCGCCCCCGACATCCTCGTCTGCCGCTCCGAACAGCCGATCCCGGAAAAGGAACGCGAGAAGATCGCCCTTTTCTGCAACGTCCGCACCGAGGCGGTGATCGCGGCCTACGACCTCAACTCCATCTACGAGGCGCCGCTCGCCTATCACCGCGAAGGGCTCGACCAGGCGGTGCTCGACGCCTTCGCCATCTCCCCCGCGCCGAAACCGGAAATGGCCAAGTGGCAGGATGTCGAAGACCGCATCCACCACACCGACGGCGAGGTGAAAGTCGCCATCGTCGGCAAGTACACCCAGCTCGAAGACGCCTACAAGTCGATCAAGGAGGCGCTCACCCATGGCGGCATGGCCAACCGGGTGAAGGTCAACGTCGAATGGGTCGACGCCGAGATCTTCGACACCGAAGACCCGGCCGTCTATCTCGAGGGCTTCCATGCCATCCTCGTCCCCGGCGGCTTCGGCGAACGCGGCACCGAGGGCAAGATCAAGGCGGCCCAGTTCGCCCGCGAACGCAAGATCCCCTATCTCGGCATCTGCCTCGGCATGCAGATGGCGGTGATCGAGGCGGCCCGCAACCTCGCCGGTCTCACCGATGCCGGCTCCGAGGAATTCGACCACGAGGCCGGCAAGAAACGCTTCACCCCGGTCGTCTACCACCTCAAGGAATGGGTGCAGGGCAACGAGAAGGTCAAGCGCAAGGTCTCCGACGACAAGGGCGGCACCATGCGCCTCGGCGCCTATGACGCGGTCCTCAAGGAAGGCTCGCGCGTGGCCAAGGTCTACGGCACCACCACCATCGACGAACGCCACCGCCACCGCTACGAGGTCGACATCAAGTACCGCGAGCAACTGGAAGCCTGCGGCCTCCGGTTCTCGGGCATGTCCCCCGACGGGCGCCTGCCAGAAATCGTCGAATGGTCCGACCACCCGTGGTTCATCGGCGTGCAGTTCCACCCCGAGCTCAAGTCGAAACCCTTCGCCCCCCACCCGCTCTTCGCCGATTTCGTGAAAGCCGCGGTGGAGACGTCGCGGCTGGTCTGA
- a CDS encoding LON peptidase substrate-binding domain-containing protein: MFNQADLPDVIPVFPLTGALLLPRSRLPLHLFEPRYLAMLDDALKTPGRLIGMVQPSMAPGRKDPDGLQTIGCVGRVTQMSETEDGRYMITLTGISRFRVLEEVEGFTPYRRARISWDGFDRDLGPADSDAGFDRASFMSLLGRYFESRELQTDWDTLKEADDELLINSLSMLLGFEPEDKQALLEAPSLTTRRETLVTLLEYALRGGDDKEILQ, translated from the coding sequence ATGTTCAACCAGGCCGATCTCCCCGACGTGATCCCGGTCTTTCCACTGACCGGGGCACTCCTTCTCCCGCGCTCGAGGCTGCCGTTGCATCTTTTCGAGCCGCGCTATCTGGCCATGCTGGATGACGCCCTGAAAACCCCCGGCCGGCTGATCGGCATGGTCCAGCCCAGCATGGCGCCGGGCCGGAAGGATCCCGACGGGCTGCAGACCATCGGCTGCGTCGGCCGGGTGACCCAGATGTCGGAAACCGAAGACGGGCGCTACATGATCACGCTCACCGGCATTTCCCGCTTCCGCGTCCTCGAAGAGGTCGAGGGCTTCACCCCCTACCGCCGCGCCCGCATCTCGTGGGACGGGTTCGACCGCGACCTCGGCCCCGCCGACAGCGACGCGGGCTTCGACCGCGCCTCCTTCATGAGCCTGCTGGGCCGCTATTTCGAATCGCGCGAGCTGCAGACCGACTGGGACACCCTGAAAGAGGCCGATGACGAGCTGCTCATCAACTCGCTCTCGATGCTCCTGGGGTTCGAGCCGGAAGACAAGCAGGCCCTGCTCGAAGCGCCCTCGCTGACCACCCGCCGCGAGACGCTGGTCACACTCCTCGAATACGCCCTGCGCGGCGGCGACGACAAGGAAATCCTGCAATGA
- a CDS encoding phosphate/phosphite/phosphonate ABC transporter substrate-binding protein: MYDRPETAAANDRYWQAIRTRLGHGPDTLTRTGELWEHWLAPDLVLSQTCGYPYRARLHGQVTLVGTPDYGLDGCPPGHYRSVFVARADDPRTDLRAFADAPFAYNEPLSQSGWAAPQNHALAQGFSFTNPHQTGGHRLSARAVAEGQADLAALDALTWSLIQRHDPFAADLREIDRTIPTPVLPYITAATRDPAPLFDAIAAAIADLSPEDRTTLSLKGLVRLPPEAYLAIPNPPPPA, translated from the coding sequence ATGTACGACCGGCCGGAAACCGCGGCCGCGAACGATCGGTACTGGCAGGCGATCCGCACCCGCCTCGGCCACGGCCCCGACACCCTCACCCGCACCGGCGAGTTGTGGGAGCACTGGCTCGCCCCCGACCTCGTGCTCTCGCAAACCTGCGGCTACCCCTACCGCGCCCGCCTGCACGGGCAGGTCACCCTCGTCGGCACACCCGATTACGGCCTCGACGGGTGCCCGCCCGGCCATTACCGCTCGGTTTTCGTGGCCCGCGCCGACGACCCGCGCACCGACCTGCGCGCCTTCGCCGACGCCCCCTTCGCCTATAACGAACCCCTCTCCCAAAGCGGCTGGGCCGCCCCCCAGAACCACGCCCTCGCGCAAGGCTTCTCCTTCACCAATCCGCATCAAACCGGCGGCCACCGCCTCTCCGCCCGCGCCGTCGCCGAAGGCCAGGCCGACCTCGCCGCCCTCGACGCCCTCACCTGGTCTCTCATCCAGCGCCACGACCCCTTCGCCGCCGACCTCCGCGAAATCGACCGTACCATCCCCACCCCCGTCCTGCCCTACATCACCGCCGCCACACGCGACCCGGCCCCCCTCTTCGACGCCATCGCCGCCGCCATCGCCGACCTCTCCCCCGAAGACCGCACCACCCTCTCCCTCAAGGGCCTCGTCCGCCTCCCGCCCGAGGCCTACCTCGCCATCCCCAACCCACCGCCGCCCGCGTAA
- a CDS encoding DUF6524 family protein, with protein sequence MTGFIWRLVAAFVLLVATFNPTDWNYVTWVRGNFYDQMPLAVLLGLLLFVGYIIYLRATLRSIGAFGMFMVIAVVAAVVWVLYDYGLLTLRDTSQIVWLALIALAFVLGIGLSWSHVRRRLSGQADMDDVDE encoded by the coding sequence ATGACAGGGTTTATTTGGCGTCTCGTTGCGGCGTTCGTCCTGCTGGTCGCCACGTTCAACCCGACCGACTGGAACTATGTCACCTGGGTCCGGGGCAATTTCTACGACCAGATGCCGCTGGCGGTGCTGCTGGGCCTGCTGCTATTCGTGGGCTACATCATCTACCTGCGCGCCACCCTGCGCTCCATCGGGGCCTTCGGCATGTTCATGGTCATCGCCGTCGTCGCGGCGGTGGTCTGGGTCCTCTACGATTACGGCCTGCTGACGCTCCGCGACACCTCGCAAATCGTCTGGCTGGCGCTCATCGCGCTCGCCTTCGTCCTCGGCATCGGCCTCAGCTGGAGCCACGTCCGCCGCAGGCTCAGCGGCCAGGCGGATATGGACGACGTGGACGAATGA
- a CDS encoding thioredoxin family protein, with protein MLELGQNQTSPAAGDLIKDVSEADFMAEVIEASQTVPVIVDFWAPWCGPCKTLGPALEAAVTKAKGAVKMAKVNVDENQMIAGQLRVQSIPTVYAFWQGQPIDGFQGAVAPSEIEAFVDRVVGQSGGDASGGLDDALTAAEEMLDQGAATDAAQTFAAILQEDDKSARAYAGLVRAHIALDDLEQAEAILNGAPAEISKAPELEAAHAALDLAKQAAGAGPVGELTAAVEANPDDHQARFDLAQALHANGRTQEAVDQLLELFQRDREWNDEAAKHQLFTIFEALKPNDPIVLNGRRKLSSMIFA; from the coding sequence GTGATCGAAGCCAGCCAGACCGTACCCGTCATCGTCGATTTCTGGGCGCCGTGGTGCGGCCCCTGCAAGACGCTCGGGCCCGCGCTCGAGGCCGCCGTGACCAAGGCCAAGGGCGCCGTGAAGATGGCCAAGGTCAACGTCGACGAGAACCAGATGATCGCCGGCCAGCTGCGCGTGCAGTCGATCCCGACGGTCTACGCATTCTGGCAAGGCCAGCCGATCGACGGCTTCCAGGGCGCAGTGGCCCCCTCCGAGATCGAGGCCTTCGTCGACCGTGTCGTGGGCCAGTCCGGCGGTGACGCCAGCGGCGGCCTCGACGACGCGCTGACGGCAGCCGAGGAAATGCTCGACCAGGGCGCCGCCACCGACGCGGCCCAGACCTTCGCCGCCATCCTGCAGGAAGACGACAAGAGCGCCCGCGCCTATGCCGGCCTCGTCCGCGCCCATATCGCGCTGGACGATCTCGAACAGGCCGAGGCCATCCTCAACGGTGCGCCTGCCGAGATTTCCAAGGCGCCTGAGCTGGAAGCCGCGCACGCCGCGCTCGACCTCGCCAAGCAGGCGGCGGGCGCCGGCCCCGTGGGCGAACTCACGGCGGCGGTCGAGGCCAACCCCGACGACCACCAGGCCCGCTTCGACCTCGCCCAGGCCCTGCATGCCAACGGCCGCACGCAGGAAGCGGTCGACCAGCTGCTCGAGCTCTTCCAGCGCGACCGCGAATGGAACGATGAGGCCGCCAAGCACCAGCTCTTCACCATTTTCGAGGCGCTCAAGCCGAACGACCCCATCGTCCTGAACGGCCGCAGAAAATTAAGCTCGATGATATTTGCCTGA
- a CDS encoding adenylosuccinate synthase — MANVVVVGAQWGDEGKGKIVDWLSERADVIARFQGGHNAGHTLVIEGKVYKLNALPSGVVRGGKLSVIGNGVVLDPWHLVQEIETIRGQGVEITPETLMIAENTPLILPFHGELDRARESQNSVAKIGTTGRGIGPAYEDKVGRRVIRVADLGDDATLELRVDRALVHHNALRRGLGLGEIDRDALIAQLKEIAPEILQYAGPVWKVMNDKRKAGRRILFEGAQGALLDIDFGTYPFVTSSNVIAGQAATGTGIGPGSIDYVLGIVKAYTTRVGEGPFPTELDDEDGQRLGERGREFGTVTGRKRRCGWFDACLVRQTCATSGVKGIALTKLDVLDGFETLKICVGYELDGARMDYLPTAADAQARCTPVYEEMPGWSESTEGARSWADLPANAIKYVRRVEELIDCPVALLSTSPEREDTILVTDPFAD; from the coding sequence ATGGCCAACGTGGTTGTCGTGGGCGCCCAGTGGGGCGACGAAGGCAAGGGCAAGATCGTCGACTGGCTGAGCGAGCGGGCCGACGTGATCGCGCGGTTCCAGGGCGGGCACAATGCCGGCCACACGCTGGTGATCGAGGGCAAGGTCTACAAGCTGAACGCGCTGCCCTCGGGCGTTGTGCGGGGCGGCAAGCTGTCGGTGATCGGCAACGGGGTCGTGCTCGACCCCTGGCACCTGGTGCAGGAGATCGAGACGATCCGCGGGCAGGGGGTGGAGATCACGCCCGAGACGCTGATGATCGCCGAGAACACGCCGCTGATCCTGCCGTTCCATGGCGAGCTGGACCGGGCGCGCGAGTCGCAGAACTCGGTGGCGAAGATCGGCACCACGGGCCGCGGCATCGGGCCGGCCTACGAGGACAAGGTGGGGCGCCGGGTGATCCGGGTGGCCGACCTTGGCGACGACGCGACGCTGGAGTTGCGGGTCGATCGGGCGCTGGTGCACCACAACGCGCTGCGCCGGGGGCTTGGCCTGGGCGAGATCGATCGGGATGCGCTGATCGCGCAGCTGAAGGAGATCGCGCCGGAGATCCTGCAATATGCGGGCCCGGTGTGGAAGGTGATGAACGACAAGCGCAAGGCGGGCCGGCGGATTCTGTTCGAGGGGGCGCAGGGCGCGCTTCTGGACATCGATTTCGGCACCTACCCGTTCGTGACCTCGTCGAACGTGATCGCGGGGCAGGCGGCCACCGGCACCGGGATCGGGCCGGGCTCGATCGACTACGTGCTGGGGATCGTGAAAGCCTATACGACCCGCGTGGGCGAGGGGCCGTTTCCGACCGAGCTCGATGACGAGGACGGCCAGCGGCTGGGCGAGCGGGGCCGGGAGTTCGGCACCGTGACGGGCCGCAAGCGGCGCTGCGGGTGGTTTGACGCCTGTCTCGTGCGGCAGACCTGTGCGACGAGCGGGGTGAAGGGCATCGCGCTCACGAAGCTCGACGTGCTGGACGGGTTCGAGACGCTGAAGATCTGCGTGGGCTACGAGCTGGACGGTGCGCGGATGGATTACCTGCCGACCGCGGCGGATGCGCAGGCGCGCTGCACGCCGGTCTACGAGGAGATGCCGGGCTGGAGCGAGTCGACCGAGGGCGCGCGCAGCTGGGCCGACCTGCCGGCCAACGCGATCAAGTATGTCCGCCGGGTGGAGGAGTTGATCGACTGTCCGGTCGCGCTACTCTCCACCTCGCCGGAGCGGGAGGACACGATCCTCGTGACCGACCCCTTCGCCGACTGA
- a CDS encoding DUF2842 domain-containing protein, whose product MPKLSYKARRRWSLIVLLVGLPLYIVVAVNFTDWLRARYDGLPVLVELLVFVGLGFLWMLPMKSVFIGVGKEDPDKEP is encoded by the coding sequence ATGCCCAAGCTGAGCTACAAGGCGCGCCGCCGCTGGTCATTGATCGTCCTGCTCGTGGGGCTGCCGCTGTACATCGTGGTGGCGGTGAATTTCACCGACTGGCTGCGTGCGCGGTATGACGGGTTGCCGGTGCTGGTGGAGCTTCTGGTCTTCGTGGGGCTGGGGTTCCTGTGGATGCTGCCGATGAAATCGGTCTTCATCGGCGTGGGCAAGGAAGACCCCGACAAGGAGCCGTGA
- a CDS encoding tellurite resistance TerB family protein, with the protein MEAKALLSRLIHAFSAPKPDPLPEPDEKLALGALMVRVAMSDHDYRVDEISRIDRLLSRLYGLNPVEAAKMRATSEKLEKQAPETDRFAHIIRETVSFEARVDALEVLWEIVLADGDIDEAELEVIEGAREALGLSESDSARARETAFLS; encoded by the coding sequence ATGGAAGCCAAAGCCCTGCTAAGTCGTTTGATTCACGCGTTTTCCGCGCCCAAACCCGACCCCCTCCCCGAGCCCGACGAGAAGCTCGCGCTGGGGGCCCTCATGGTGCGCGTGGCCATGTCCGACCACGATTACCGGGTCGATGAAATCAGCCGCATCGACCGCCTTCTCTCCCGCCTCTACGGCCTCAACCCGGTCGAGGCCGCCAAGATGCGCGCCACCTCCGAGAAGCTCGAGAAGCAGGCCCCGGAAACGGACCGTTTCGCACACATCATCCGGGAAACAGTCAGTTTCGAAGCCCGCGTCGACGCGCTCGAGGTGCTGTGGGAAATCGTGCTCGCCGACGGCGACATCGACGAGGCCGAACTCGAGGTCATCGAGGGCGCCCGCGAGGCGCTCGGCCTCTCCGAATCCGACAGCGCCCGCGCCCGCGAAACCGCCTTCCTCAGTTAG
- the secG gene encoding preprotein translocase subunit SecG, with product MENVILLIHLLLTLTLIVVVLLQRSEGGGLGMGGGGGNATAGRSAATALGKLTWILGIGLFATSIALTIIAAQTSSGSSVLDRITDRPAAQEESAPDMPATSDDLLPPSQGDDAPLTPTAD from the coding sequence ATGGAAAACGTCATCCTCCTCATCCATTTGCTTCTGACGCTCACGCTGATCGTCGTGGTGCTTCTGCAGCGCTCCGAAGGGGGGGGCCTCGGCATGGGTGGCGGCGGCGGCAACGCCACGGCGGGTCGGTCGGCGGCCACCGCGCTCGGCAAACTGACATGGATTCTCGGCATCGGCCTTTTCGCCACCTCGATCGCCCTCACGATCATCGCGGCACAGACCTCCTCGGGCTCCTCGGTCCTCGACCGGATCACCGACCGTCCGGCCGCGCAGGAAGAAAGCGCGCCCGACATGCCGGCCACCAGCGACGACCTCCTGCCGCCGTCGCAGGGCGACGACGCCCCGCTCACACCGACCGCAGACTGA